A genome region from Pseudomonas sp. N3-W includes the following:
- a CDS encoding amidohydrolase family protein has product MTQLQNILIKNPLAVMTGLRGPRARAGAVDIRIVKGRIAEMATGLEAQPGERVIDARHSLVYPGWINTHHHLFQNLLKAVPEGLNQDLQGWLASVPYPRLNRFTPQLTRIAARLGMAELLLSGVTTCADHHYLYHAHGSTESGDQLFDTADEFGMRFVLCRGGALESASAHPGFSKTALQPETLEQMVGDIERLKSRYHQDTPDAMRRVVVAPTTPTFSLPPTLLRELAHTARGLGLRLHTHLSETQNYVNFCREKYNCLPVEFVAEHEWLGPDVWFAHAVHLQPGEIRMLAQTRTGVSHCPVSNARLGSGVAPVPQMVEAGVPVSLGVDGVASNESGSMVGEANTAWLIHRAEQGASATTAEDVIHWGTAGGAQVLGLGAVGTLEVGQAADLVIYGLDHPRFFGFHDIAVAPVVAGEPITVRYSIVGGRVVVDDGVIPGLDVQQMRAEAWDGVRQLMAQNVD; this is encoded by the coding sequence ATGACTCAATTGCAAAATATCCTGATCAAGAATCCGCTGGCGGTAATGACCGGTCTGCGCGGCCCGCGTGCCCGAGCGGGCGCGGTGGACATCCGCATCGTCAAAGGCCGCATCGCCGAAATGGCCACCGGGCTCGAAGCGCAACCCGGTGAGCGGGTGATCGATGCACGCCATTCGCTGGTGTATCCGGGGTGGATCAACACCCACCATCATCTGTTCCAGAACCTGCTCAAAGCCGTGCCCGAAGGCCTGAATCAGGACCTGCAAGGCTGGCTGGCAAGCGTGCCTTATCCGCGCCTGAACCGCTTCACGCCACAGCTGACGCGGATCGCCGCGCGGCTGGGCATGGCCGAGTTGCTGCTGTCGGGCGTGACCACCTGCGCCGATCACCACTACCTCTATCACGCCCACGGCAGCACCGAGAGCGGTGATCAGTTGTTCGACACCGCCGACGAATTCGGCATGCGTTTCGTGTTGTGCCGGGGCGGCGCGCTGGAGTCGGCCAGCGCCCATCCGGGGTTCTCGAAAACCGCACTGCAACCGGAGACGCTGGAGCAGATGGTCGGTGATATCGAACGGTTGAAATCGCGCTACCACCAGGACACGCCCGACGCGATGCGCCGCGTGGTCGTCGCCCCCACCACTCCGACCTTCTCGCTACCACCGACCCTGCTGCGCGAACTCGCCCACACCGCCCGCGGCCTCGGCCTGCGCCTGCACACGCACCTGTCGGAGACGCAGAACTACGTCAATTTCTGCCGTGAAAAATACAACTGCCTGCCGGTGGAATTTGTCGCCGAACACGAATGGCTCGGCCCCGACGTCTGGTTCGCCCACGCCGTGCACCTGCAACCCGGCGAAATCCGCATGCTCGCGCAAACCCGCACCGGCGTGTCCCACTGCCCGGTGAGCAACGCACGCCTGGGCAGCGGCGTGGCGCCCGTGCCGCAGATGGTCGAGGCCGGGGTGCCGGTTTCCCTGGGGGTGGATGGTGTGGCGTCCAACGAATCTGGAAGCATGGTCGGCGAAGCGAACACCGCGTGGCTGATCCACCGTGCCGAACAAGGCGCCTCGGCCACTACCGCCGAAGACGTGATTCACTGGGGCACCGCCGGAGGTGCGCAGGTCTTGGGACTGGGTGCGGTCGGGACACTGGAAGTCGGGCAAGCGGCGGACCTGGTGATCTACGGCCTCGACCATCCACGGTTCTTCGGCTTCCACGACATCGCCGTCGCCCCGGTCGTCGCGGGTGAACCGATCACGGTGCGTTACAGCATTGTCGGCGGTCGTGTGGTGGTCGATGACGGCGTGATACCGGGGCTGGATGTACAGCAGATGCGCGCCGAAGCGTGGGACGGGGTGCGCCAGTTGATGGCGCAGAATGTCGACTGA
- a CDS encoding Zn-dependent hydrolase — protein sequence MSAATDVLQSTHQHINRDRLWQSLMELAKLGATVKGGVCRLALTDLDRQARDIFVNWCKEAGCTVSVDAVGNIFARRPGRNPNLPPVMTGSHIDTQPTGGKFDGCFGVLAGVEVLRTLNDLGVETEAPLEVVVWTNEEGSRFAPCMMGSGVFAEKFTLEETLAKVDAEGVTVGEALNAIGYAGPRKVSGHAVGAYFEAHIEQGPILEDEHKTIGVVMGALGQKWFDLKLRGVEAHAGPTPMHLRKDALVGASVIVGAVNRAALGHQPHACGTVGCLQAYPGSRNVIPGEVRMTLDFRHLEPARLDSMISEVRQVIEATCEEHGLTFELTPTADFPPLYFDEGCVEAVRGAAQGLGLSHMDIVSGAGHDAIFLAELGPAGMIFVPCEGGISHNEIENAAPQDLADGCAVLLRAMLAASQAIARGDMAA from the coding sequence ATGAGCGCGGCCACCGACGTTCTGCAGTCCACCCATCAGCACATCAACCGCGACCGCCTGTGGCAGTCGCTCATGGAACTCGCCAAGCTCGGCGCCACGGTCAAGGGTGGCGTATGTCGCCTGGCCCTGACCGACCTCGACCGCCAGGCCCGGGACATTTTCGTCAACTGGTGCAAGGAGGCCGGCTGCACCGTCAGCGTCGACGCCGTCGGCAACATTTTCGCCCGCCGTCCCGGTCGCAACCCCAATCTGCCTCCGGTGATGACCGGCAGCCACATCGACACCCAACCCACCGGCGGTAAGTTCGACGGCTGCTTCGGCGTGCTGGCCGGGGTCGAAGTGCTGCGCACCCTCAACGACCTCGGGGTGGAAACCGAAGCGCCGCTGGAGGTAGTGGTCTGGACCAACGAAGAAGGCTCGCGTTTTGCCCCGTGCATGATGGGCTCCGGCGTGTTCGCGGAAAAATTCACCCTCGAAGAAACCCTGGCCAAGGTCGATGCCGAGGGCGTCACCGTCGGCGAGGCGCTGAACGCCATCGGCTACGCTGGCCCGCGCAAAGTCAGCGGCCACGCGGTGGGTGCCTATTTCGAAGCCCACATCGAACAGGGCCCGATTCTTGAAGACGAACACAAAACCATCGGCGTGGTGATGGGCGCCCTCGGCCAGAAATGGTTCGACCTGAAACTGCGCGGCGTCGAAGCCCACGCCGGACCGACCCCGATGCACCTGCGCAAGGACGCCCTGGTCGGCGCCTCGGTCATCGTCGGCGCGGTCAACCGCGCGGCCCTCGGCCATCAACCCCACGCCTGCGGCACCGTCGGCTGCCTGCAAGCCTATCCGGGCTCACGCAACGTCATTCCCGGCGAAGTGCGCATGACCCTCGACTTCCGCCATCTGGAGCCTGCACGCCTGGATTCGATGATCAGCGAGGTCCGCCAGGTCATCGAAGCCACCTGCGAAGAACACGGCCTGACCTTCGAACTGACACCCACTGCGGACTTCCCGCCGCTGTACTTCGACGAGGGCTGCGTCGAAGCGGTACGCGGCGCGGCGCAAGGCCTGGGCCTGTCACACATGGATATTGTCAGCGGGGCGGGGCACGATGCGATTTTCCTCGCCGAACTCGGCCCGGCCGGGATGATCTTCGTGCCGTGCGAAGGCGGCATCAGCCACAACGAAATCGAAAACGCCGCACCGCAGGACCTGGCAGATGGCTGTGCGGTGTTGTTGCGGGCGATGCTGGCAGCGTCGCAGGCGATTGCCAGGGGTGACATGGCGGCGTAG
- a CDS encoding NCS1 family nucleobase:cation symporter-1 produces MQQIRSQVTERDGLYELEAGSDVLDSPRYNHDMAPTKVRERTWNKWHITALWIGMSVCVPTYTLGGVLTAYFGLSVGEALLAILFANLIVLIPLTLNAFAGTKYGIPFPVLLRSSFGILGSNVPCLIRALVACGWFGIQTMFGGLAIHLFLGSIFEGWKSLGGTGEVIGFMIFWSLNLWVVLRGAESIKWLETLSAPLLVAVGIGLLVWAMPNVSMTELLAIPAKRPEGASVVSYFAAGLTAMVGFWATLSLNIPDFSRYAKSQKDQILGQIFGLPLTMFLFASLGVIMTAASVKLVGVTVSDPVSLIGHIQSPVWVAVAMALIIIATLSTNTAANIVSPTNDFQNIAPKVINRTKAVMLTGLVGLLLMGHELLKKLGLIVSDVSLETVYSNWLLGYSSLLGPIAGIMVVDYFLIKKQQLDLAGLYRDDVYPAWNWFGFIAFGVPVVLTLLSLGSDAFSWFYSYGWFTGSALGGLIYYGLCSMRTNPSVVKSSV; encoded by the coding sequence ATGCAACAGATCAGATCGCAAGTGACCGAGCGCGACGGCTTGTACGAACTCGAAGCCGGCAGCGACGTCCTCGACAGTCCCCGTTACAACCACGACATGGCACCGACCAAGGTGCGCGAGCGAACCTGGAACAAATGGCACATCACCGCGCTGTGGATCGGCATGTCGGTCTGCGTGCCGACCTACACCCTCGGCGGCGTCCTCACCGCGTACTTCGGCTTGAGCGTGGGCGAAGCGCTGCTGGCGATTCTGTTCGCCAACCTCATTGTGCTGATCCCGCTGACGCTCAACGCCTTCGCCGGCACCAAGTACGGCATTCCATTCCCGGTGTTGCTGCGTTCGTCCTTCGGCATTCTGGGCTCCAACGTGCCATGCCTGATCCGCGCGCTGGTTGCCTGCGGCTGGTTCGGCATCCAGACGATGTTCGGCGGGCTGGCGATCCACCTGTTTCTGGGCTCGATCTTCGAGGGCTGGAAATCCCTGGGTGGCACCGGCGAAGTGATCGGTTTCATGATCTTCTGGTCGCTGAACCTGTGGGTGGTACTGCGCGGCGCCGAGTCGATCAAATGGCTGGAAACCCTGTCCGCGCCGCTGCTGGTGGCGGTCGGCATCGGCTTACTGGTGTGGGCCATGCCCAACGTGTCGATGACCGAGTTGCTGGCGATCCCGGCCAAGCGTCCTGAAGGCGCCAGCGTGGTCAGCTACTTTGCCGCCGGGCTGACCGCGATGGTCGGCTTCTGGGCCACCTTGTCGCTGAACATCCCGGACTTCAGCCGCTACGCCAAAAGCCAGAAGGACCAGATCCTCGGGCAGATATTCGGCTTGCCACTGACCATGTTCCTGTTTGCCTCCCTCGGCGTGATCATGACGGCGGCTTCGGTGAAACTGGTGGGCGTCACCGTGTCTGACCCGGTCAGCCTGATCGGCCACATCCAGAGCCCGGTCTGGGTCGCGGTGGCCATGGCGCTGATCATCATCGCCACGCTGTCCACCAACACCGCCGCCAACATCGTGTCGCCGACCAACGACTTCCAGAACATCGCGCCAAAGGTGATCAACCGTACCAAGGCAGTGATGCTCACCGGCCTGGTCGGGTTGCTGCTGATGGGCCATGAACTGCTGAAAAAACTCGGGCTGATCGTGTCGGACGTGAGCCTGGAAACCGTGTATTCCAACTGGCTGCTGGGGTATTCCAGCCTGCTGGGGCCGATCGCCGGGATCATGGTGGTGGACTATTTCCTGATCAAGAAACAGCAACTGGATCTGGCCGGTTTGTACCGCGATGACGTGTACCCGGCGTGGAACTGGTTCGGTTTTATCGCCTTCGGCGTGCCGGTGGTGCTGACGTTGCTGTCGCTGGGCAGCGATGCGTTCAGCTGGTTCTACAGCTACGGCTGGTTTACCGGTTCGGCGTTGGGCGGGTTGATTTACTACGGGTTGTGTTCGATGCGGACCAACCCGTCCGTTGTGAAATCTTCGGTGTAG
- the hydA gene encoding dihydropyrimidinase, producing MSLLIRGATVITHDESYRADVYCADGVIKAIGEHLDIPAGAEVLDGSGQYLMPGGIDPHTHMQLPFMGTVASEDFFSGTAAGLAGGTTSIIDFVIPNPQQSLMEAFHQWRGWAEKSASDYGFHVAITWWSEQVREEMAELVSHHGINSFKHFMAYKNAIMAADDTLVASFERCLELGAVPTVHAENGELVYHLQRKLMAQGMTGPEAHPLSRPSQVEGEAASRAIRIAETIGTPLYLVHVSTKEALDEITYARSKGQPVYGEVLAGHLLLDDSVYQHPDWQTAAGYVMSPPFRPRGHQEALWHGLQSGNLHTTATDHCCFCAEQKAAGRDDFSKIPNGTAGIEDRMALLWDEGVNTGRLSMQDFVALTSTNTAKIFNLYPRKGAIRVGADADLVLWDPQGTRTISAKTHHQQVDFNIFEGKTVRGVPSHTVSQGRVVWADGDLRAERGAGRYVERPAYPAVFDLLSKRAELNRPVAVKR from the coding sequence ATGTCTCTGTTGATCCGTGGCGCCACCGTTATTACCCATGATGAAAGTTACCGCGCCGACGTCTATTGCGCCGACGGCGTGATCAAGGCCATTGGTGAACACCTTGATATCCCCGCAGGTGCCGAAGTGCTCGATGGCAGCGGCCAATACCTGATGCCTGGCGGCATCGACCCCCACACGCACATGCAACTGCCCTTCATGGGCACCGTGGCCAGTGAAGACTTTTTCAGCGGCACGGCGGCCGGTCTGGCCGGTGGCACGACCTCGATCATCGATTTCGTGATTCCCAATCCGCAGCAGTCGTTGATGGAAGCGTTTCATCAGTGGCGCGGTTGGGCCGAGAAGTCGGCATCGGACTACGGTTTCCACGTCGCCATCACTTGGTGGAGCGAACAGGTGCGTGAAGAAATGGCCGAACTGGTCAGCCATCACGGCATCAACAGCTTCAAGCACTTCATGGCCTACAAGAACGCGATCATGGCCGCCGACGATACGCTGGTGGCGAGTTTCGAGCGCTGCCTGGAGCTGGGCGCGGTGCCCACCGTGCACGCCGAAAACGGCGAACTGGTCTATCACCTGCAACGCAAGTTGATGGCCCAAGGCATGACCGGGCCGGAAGCGCACCCGTTGTCGCGGCCCTCGCAAGTGGAAGGCGAAGCGGCGAGCCGGGCGATTCGCATTGCCGAAACGATCGGTACGCCGCTGTACCTGGTGCATGTCTCGACCAAGGAAGCCCTCGACGAAATCACCTATGCCCGCAGCAAGGGGCAACCGGTCTACGGCGAAGTACTGGCCGGGCATCTGCTGCTGGACGACAGCGTCTATCAGCACCCGGACTGGCAGACCGCTGCCGGTTACGTGATGAGCCCGCCGTTCCGTCCGCGTGGTCATCAGGAGGCGCTATGGCATGGTTTGCAATCGGGCAACCTGCACACCACCGCCACCGATCACTGCTGTTTCTGCGCCGAGCAGAAAGCCGCTGGTCGCGACGATTTCAGCAAAATCCCCAACGGCACCGCCGGGATCGAAGACCGCATGGCGCTGCTGTGGGATGAAGGAGTGAACACCGGGCGCCTGTCGATGCAGGACTTTGTCGCGCTCACCTCCACCAACACCGCGAAAATCTTCAACCTCTATCCGCGCAAGGGCGCAATTCGTGTCGGTGCCGATGCCGACCTGGTGCTGTGGGATCCGCAAGGGACTCGCACTATCTCGGCCAAAACCCACCATCAGCAGGTGGACTTCAACATCTTCGAAGGCAAGACCGTGCGCGGCGTGCCGAGCCACACCGTCAGCCAGGGCCGGGTGGTCTGGGCCGATGGTGATCTGCGGGCCGAGCGTGGGGCCGGGCGCTATGTCGAACGGCCGGCTTATCCGGCGGTGTTTGACTTGTTGAGCAAGCGGGCCGAGTTGAACAGGCCGGTTGCTGTGAAACGCTGA
- a CDS encoding NAD(P)-dependent oxidoreductase produces MINTLTHLPHPAENAAALAGHFTDLAPPLNDRQAHLEASRCLYCYDAPCVNACPSEIDIPSFIRNIHQENVQGAAQKILSANILGGSCARVCPTEILCQQACVRNNAHECAPVLIGLLQRYAVDNAHFSQHPFQRAAATGKRIAVVGAGPAGLSCAHRSAMHGHEVVIFEAREKAGGLNEYGIAKYKLVDDYAQKELDFLLEIGGIEIRHGQKLGDNLTLSELHQQFDAVFLGLGLAASKQLGLAHEDAPGLVAATDYIRELRQADDLSQLPLADRCIVLGAGNTAIDMAVQMARLGARDVNLVYRRGVEGMGATGHEQDIAKANQVRLLTWAQPEEVLLDDHGNVRGMRFARTQMIDGRLQTTGETFELAADAIFKAIGQAFDGNALADPLARELKRQGERIQVDEQLRTSIPGVYAGGDCTSLDQDLTVQAVQHGKLAAEAINAQLLLNVEAA; encoded by the coding sequence GTGATCAATACCCTGACCCACCTCCCCCATCCCGCAGAAAACGCCGCCGCCCTCGCCGGTCATTTCACCGACCTGGCGCCGCCGCTCAACGACCGGCAGGCGCACCTTGAAGCCTCACGATGCCTGTATTGCTACGACGCGCCGTGCGTGAATGCCTGCCCCAGCGAGATCGATATTCCGTCGTTCATCCGCAACATTCATCAGGAAAACGTCCAGGGCGCAGCGCAGAAAATCCTCTCGGCCAACATCCTCGGTGGCAGTTGCGCACGGGTGTGCCCGACGGAAATTCTTTGCCAGCAAGCCTGCGTACGTAACAACGCCCACGAATGCGCGCCGGTGCTGATCGGCCTGTTGCAGCGTTACGCCGTGGACAACGCGCACTTCAGCCAACACCCGTTCCAGCGCGCCGCTGCCACCGGCAAGCGCATCGCCGTGGTCGGAGCCGGTCCGGCGGGGTTGTCCTGCGCCCATCGCAGTGCGATGCACGGGCATGAGGTGGTGATTTTCGAGGCCAGGGAGAAAGCTGGCGGTCTCAACGAATACGGGATCGCCAAGTACAAACTGGTGGACGACTACGCGCAGAAGGAGCTGGATTTTCTGCTGGAGATTGGCGGGATCGAAATCCGTCACGGGCAGAAACTCGGCGACAACCTGACCTTGAGCGAACTGCACCAGCAATTCGATGCGGTGTTTCTCGGCCTTGGCCTGGCCGCCAGCAAACAGCTGGGCCTGGCCCACGAGGATGCACCGGGGCTGGTCGCCGCCACGGACTACATCCGCGAATTGCGGCAAGCCGATGACCTGAGCCAATTGCCGCTGGCCGACCGCTGCATTGTCCTTGGCGCCGGCAACACCGCCATCGACATGGCCGTGCAAATGGCCCGCCTCGGCGCTCGCGATGTGAACCTGGTATACCGCCGCGGCGTCGAGGGCATGGGCGCCACCGGCCATGAACAGGATATCGCCAAGGCCAATCAGGTGCGTTTGCTGACCTGGGCGCAGCCGGAAGAAGTGCTGCTCGATGATCACGGCAATGTGCGCGGCATGCGTTTCGCCCGCACGCAGATGATCGACGGTCGCCTGCAAACCACCGGCGAGACCTTCGAGCTGGCCGCCGATGCGATCTTCAAGGCCATCGGTCAGGCCTTCGATGGCAACGCCCTAGCCGATCCGCTGGCCCGGGAACTCAAGCGCCAGGGCGAACGGATTCAGGTGGACGAGCAACTGCGCACCAGCATCCCCGGCGTGTATGCCGGCGGTGACTGCACCAGCCTCGATCAGGACCTGACCGTGCAAGCGGTGCAACATGGCAAATTGGCCGCCGAGGCCATCAACGCGCAACTGCTGCTCAACGTGGAGGCTGCGTAA
- the preA gene encoding NAD-dependent dihydropyrimidine dehydrogenase subunit PreA: protein MADLSIVFAGIKAPNPFWLASAPPTDKAYNVVRAFEAGWGGVVWKTLGEDPAAVNVSSRYSAHFGANREVLGINNIELITDRSLEINLREITQVKKDWPDRALIVSLMVPCVEESWKHILPLVEATGADGIELNFGCPHGMPERGMGAAVGQVPEYVEQVTRWCKTYCSLPVIVKLTPNITDIRIAARAAYRGGADAVSLINTINSITSVDLERMVAMPTVGSQSTHGGYCGSAVKPIALNMVAEIARDPQTQGLPICGIGGIGSWRDAAEFIALGSGAVQVCTAAMLHGFRIVEEMKDGLSRWMDSQGYASLSEFSGRAVGNTTDWKYLDINYQVIAKIDQQACIGCGRCHIACEDTSHQAIASLKQADGTHKYEVIDDECVGCNLCQITCPVADCIEMVPMDTGKPFLDWNHDPRNPYHVAV from the coding sequence ATGGCCGATCTCTCGATAGTCTTCGCCGGCATCAAAGCCCCCAATCCGTTCTGGCTGGCCTCCGCGCCACCGACTGATAAAGCCTACAACGTGGTCCGTGCCTTTGAGGCCGGCTGGGGTGGCGTGGTCTGGAAAACCCTGGGTGAAGACCCGGCGGCGGTCAATGTGTCGTCGCGCTACTCGGCGCATTTCGGCGCCAACCGTGAAGTGCTGGGCATCAACAATATCGAGCTGATTACCGACCGCTCGCTGGAGATCAATCTGCGGGAAATCACCCAGGTCAAAAAGGACTGGCCGGACCGGGCGCTGATCGTCTCGCTGATGGTGCCCTGTGTTGAAGAATCCTGGAAACACATCCTGCCGCTGGTGGAAGCCACGGGTGCCGACGGTATCGAACTGAACTTCGGCTGCCCGCACGGCATGCCGGAACGGGGCATGGGCGCGGCGGTCGGCCAGGTGCCGGAGTACGTCGAGCAAGTCACCCGCTGGTGCAAGACCTATTGCTCGCTGCCAGTGATCGTCAAGCTGACACCGAACATCACCGACATCCGCATCGCCGCCCGTGCCGCTTACCGAGGTGGCGCGGATGCGGTGTCGCTGATCAACACCATCAACTCCATTACCAGTGTCGATCTGGAGCGCATGGTCGCCATGCCGACGGTGGGATCGCAGAGCACTCACGGCGGTTATTGCGGCTCGGCGGTCAAGCCGATTGCGTTGAACATGGTCGCCGAAATAGCCCGCGACCCGCAGACCCAGGGCCTGCCGATTTGCGGCATTGGCGGCATCGGCAGCTGGCGCGATGCGGCGGAATTCATTGCCCTGGGCAGCGGCGCGGTGCAGGTGTGCACGGCGGCGATGCTGCATGGTTTCCGGATTGTCGAAGAGATGAAAGATGGCCTGTCGCGCTGGATGGACAGTCAGGGCTACGCCAGCCTGAGCGAGTTTTCCGGGCGGGCGGTGGGCAATACCACGGACTGGAAGTACCTGGACATCAACTATCAGGTGATCGCGAAAATTGACCAGCAGGCGTGTATCGGTTGCGGGCGCTGCCACATTGCCTGCGAAGATACTTCGCACCAGGCGATTGCCAGCCTCAAGCAAGCGGACGGCACGCACAAATATGAAGTGATTGACGATGAGTGCGTGGGCTGCAACCTGTGTCAGATCACCTGCCCGGTGGCGGACTGCATCGAGATGGTGCCGATGGACACCGGCAAGCCGTTTCTGGACTGGAACCATGATCCGCGTAATCCGTACCATGTGGCGGTTTGA